The Danio rerio strain Tuebingen ecotype United States chromosome 1, GRCz12tu, whole genome shotgun sequence genome includes a region encoding these proteins:
- the gemin8 gene encoding gem-associated protein 8 (The RefSeq protein has 1 substitution compared to this genomic sequence) produces MASQGDGSRELWFAHDVYSRYWQHYQQAMYWNQKHKRAYRSALEAGYFQTLYSMNPSATMQCYSDWHGNECLKNSHRDGLKEKRENEITGSDSEIEEESSDESQLECDVSNMDISEELRQYFAQTERHRQELKKQQQMEAEQQDSYILADQDLHRVSWRSTLPPSERPGERRTAEMKKLYGKDAAKIQGMETAMQLTFERNCDKKQPKYWPVIPLNL; encoded by the exons ATG GCTAGTCAGGGTGATGGTTCGAGAGAGTTGTGGTTTGCCCATGATGTTTACTCCCGCTACTGGCAGCACTACCAGCAGGCCATGAACTGGAACCAGAAGCACAAGCGGGCATACAGAAGTGCTTTGGAAGCTGGCTACTTTCAGACACTCTATTCCATGAACCCCTCTGCTACCATGCAGTGTTACTCGGATTGGCATGGAAATGAGTGCCTAAAGAACAGCCACAGGGACGGACtgaaagaaaaaagagaaaacgAGATTACTGGTTCAGACAGTGAGATTGAGGAGGAGAGTTCGGATGAGAGCCAGCTTGAGTGTGATGTCAGCAACATGGACATCTCAGAAGAGCTGCGACAATACTTTGCTCAGACAGAACGACACAGGCAGGAACTTA AAAAACAACAGCAGATGGAGGCAGAGCAGCAGGACTCTTATATACTGGCTGACCAAGACTTGCATAGAGTTTCATGGCGTAGCACTCTGCCCCCTTCTGAGCGTCCAGGGGAACGGAGGACTGCAGAAATGAAGAAGTTGTACGGTAAAGATGCAGCAAAGATTCAGGGGATGGAAACAGCCATGCAGCTTACCTTTGAGCgtaactgtgataaaaaacaGCCCAAATATTGGCCTGTTATACCACTAAACCTCTAA
- the gemin8 gene encoding gem-associated protein 8 isoform X1, whose product MASQGDGSRELWFAHDVYSRYWQHYQQAMNWNQKHKRAYRSALEAGYFQTLYSMNPSATMQCYSDWHGNECLKNSHRDGLKEKRENEITGSDSEIEEESSDESQLECDVSNMDISEELRQYFAQTERHRQELKKQQQMEAEQQDSYILADQDLHRVSWRSTLPPSERPGERRTAEMKKLYGKDAAKIQGMETAMQLTFERNCDKKQPKYWPVIPLNL is encoded by the exons ATG GCTAGTCAGGGTGATGGTTCGAGAGAGTTGTGGTTTGCCCATGATGTTTACTCCCGCTACTGGCAGCACTACCAGCAGGCCATGAACTGGAACCAGAAGCACAAGCGGGCATACAGAAGTGCTTTGGAAGCTGGCTACTTTCAGACACTCTATTCCATGAACCCCTCTGCTACCATGCAGTGTTACTCGGATTGGCATGGAAATGAGTGCCTAAAGAACAGCCACAGGGACGGACtgaaagaaaaaagagaaaacgAGATTACTGGTTCAGACAGTGAGATTGAGGAGGAGAGTTCGGATGAGAGCCAGCTTGAGTGTGATGTCAGCAACATGGACATCTCAGAAGAGCTGCGACAATACTTTGCTCAGACAGAACGACACAGGCAGGAACTTA AAAAACAACAGCAGATGGAGGCAGAGCAGCAGGACTCTTATATACTGGCTGACCAAGACTTGCATAGAGTTTCATGGCGTAGCACTCTGCCCCCTTCTGAGCGTCCAGGGGAACGGAGGACTGCAGAAATGAAGAAGTTGTACGGTAAAGATGCAGCAAAGATTCAGGGGATGGAAACAGCCATGCAGCTTACCTTTGAGCgtaactgtgataaaaaacaGCCCAAATATTGGCCTGTTATACCACTAAACCTCTAA